The Lucilia cuprina isolate Lc7/37 chromosome 5, ASM2204524v1, whole genome shotgun sequence genome includes a window with the following:
- the LOC111687019 gene encoding T-cell immunomodulatory protein, translating into MFLKNTNMKCGLLGLMLFSLCVFSHASDITNEVFGAVKEGVVAAFGDFNSDELTDVFLIRDNMKVLQILYGAETEPFLRNGPYCSYENHQITSVVPGDFDGDALMDVLVTLKPKDSRHDLYSVFVHWGGPEGLNCTPESANPLLQTLGEPLALDYNCDMIIDLYGLNETGDRMFWIFQKSREPPQQKRQAIPTETNALPASIKIPNANAYLDLNGDFMADLFVQTDKHYEVWYGRYGEQKEDFTFNHTIDISIVGTDYNLGQAVFADFELEGVENIILPVCFHKDCNNSTILVHDGSNFRDVHVNFKDPQAVTWGFVPPVKDDVYLKTITARSGDFNMDGYPDLIMTLQTLTGPKRMQTFLLENVPCKMCNPPLKRTFEVKWNALNPLGNDTVAGAFYDFYQDGVLDVILIQKTKNGQYRPLAFRNTLDYDANFVKVIVLTGLVNKKNPTMHTALGRKKRTYGTNLPGPRITYFTTTQDGDLQRGSSVQLPQSSYFALQLPYTIFGLGRTPNFVDSLTVGLGHMSRPFTQLIPNSQIIVVPKPIEDPQRWKAQLFVTPSKLILMSVVALGGTCLVIVLIILVLYIKEKREDKQEKLQEAHRFHFDAM; encoded by the exons atgtttttaaaGAATACAAATATGAAATGTGGGCTCTTAGGCTTAATGCTGTTTAGCCTTTGTGTGTTTTCCCATGCTAGTGATATTACCAATGAAGTGTTTGGTGCTGTCAAGGAAGGCGTAGTTGCTGCCTTTGGAGACTTTAATTCCGATGAATTGACTGATGTGTTTCTTATAAGGGATAATATGAAAGTATTGCAAATATTATATg GAGCCGAAACAGAACCCTTTTTAAGAAATGGTCCTTATTGTAGTTATGAAAATCATCAAATCACTAGCGTGGTGCCAGGTGACTTTGATGGTGATGCCTTAATGGATGTGCTGGTGACCTTGAAACCTAAAGACTCCCGTCATGATTTGTATAGTGTTTTTGTGCATTGGGGCGGTCCGGAAGGTTTAAATTGCACCCCAGAATCAGCTAATCCTTTGCTACAAACCCTGGGAGAACCTTTGGCTTTAGATTATAATTGTGACATGATTATAGATCTGTATGGTTTGAATGAAACGGGTGATCGTATGTTTTGGATTTTCCAAAAATCTCGAGAACCACCTCAGCAAAAGCGTCAAGCAATACCTACGGAAACAAATGCCTTACCGGCCAGTATTAAGATACCCAATGCAAATGCATATTTGGATTTGAATGGTGATTTTATGGCAGATTTATTTGTACAAACCGATAAACACTATGAAGTATGGTATGGCCGTTATGGCGAGCAAAAGGAAGATTTTACTTTTAATCACACCATCGATATTTCCATAGTGGGTACCGATTATAATTTAGGTCAAGCGGTATTTGCCGATTTTGAATTGGAGGGTGTGGAGAATATTATATTGCCCGTGTGCTTTCACAAAGATTGCAACAATTCCACAATTCTTGTACATGATGGCTCAAATTTCCGTGATGTTCATGTCAATTTTAAAGATCCTCAGGCTGTCACTTGGGGTTTTGTGCCACCCGTTAAAGATGATGTTTATTTGAAAACCATTACTGCTCGCAGTGGTGACTTTAATATGGATGGTTATCCGGATCTTATAATGACTCTACAAACCTTAACGGGCCCTAAACGCATGCAGACGTTTCTGCTGGAAAATGTTCCCTGTAAAATGTGTAATCCTCCGTTGAAAAGGACTTTTGAGGTTAAGTGGAATGCTTTAAATCCTTTGGGTAATGATACTGTGGCGGGAGCTTTCTATGATTTCTATCAAGATG gtGTCCTAGATGTGATTTTAATACAGAAAACCAAAAATGGCCAATACAGACCTTTGGCTTTCCGCAATACTTTAGACTATGATGctaattttgtaaaagttattGTTTTAACGGGTTTGGTTAACAAAAAGAATCCCACTATGCATACCGCCTTAGGACGCAAGAAACGTACCTATGGCACCAATTTGCCAGGACCTCGCATCACCTACTTTACCACCACCCAGGATGGCGATCTACAGCGTGGCTCCTCTGTGCAATTGCCTCAATCCTCCTATTTTGCTTTACAATTACCCTACACCATCTTCGGCCTGGGTAGAACACCTAATTTTGTTGATTCTCTGACCGTGGGACTGGGCCATATGTCCCGTCCCTTTACCCAGCTTATACCCAATTCGCAAATAATAGTGGTACCCAAACCCATAGAAGATCCACAGCGCTGGAAGGCCCAATTGTTTGTGACACCCAGCAAATTAATTCTTATGAGTGTAGTGGCCTTGGGTGGTACTTGTTTGGTTATAGTACTCATCATTTTAGTGCTTTACATTAAGGAGAAACGTGAGGATAAACAGGAAAAATTACAAGAAGCCCATCGTTTCCATTTCGATGCTATGTAA